In Rhodobacter xanthinilyticus, a single window of DNA contains:
- the istA gene encoding IS21 family transposase — MELYKKVRLACAEGMSARAAAKHFNISRGTVEKMLAFSVPPGYRRDKPIRRPKLDGFTEFIDAWLEADKAVHRKQRHTAKRIWERLQAEHGFTGGYTIVKDYVRERERRTREMFVPLAHPPGHAQADFGEAVVVIAGVEQKAHFFVIDLPHSDAYFVRAYPAATAEAWIDGHVRAFAFFGGVPQSVLYDNDRCLVSKIQPDGTRIRATLFSGLQSHYLFRDRYGRPGKGNDKGAVEGMVGYARRNHMVPIPHFASWDAFNADLEGQCCARLTRILRGHKETIGERLQRDLAAMRPLPTAPFDACDQASGRVSSQSLVRYDTNDYSVPVAYGHQDVWIRGYVDEVVIGCRGEVIARHPRCYDREDMIFDPVHYLPLIERKINALDQAAPLAEWDLPEEFQTLRRLMEARMLKMGRREYVQVLRLLETFGMDDLHAAVKKALKLGAVGFDAVKHLVLCQVEKRPPRLDLDVYPYLPRANVETTRAASYMALMSEAAE, encoded by the coding sequence GTGGAACTTTACAAGAAGGTTCGCTTGGCGTGTGCCGAGGGCATGAGCGCGCGGGCGGCGGCGAAGCATTTCAACATTTCGCGCGGGACGGTTGAGAAGATGTTGGCCTTCTCGGTGCCGCCTGGCTACCGGCGGGACAAGCCGATCAGGCGGCCGAAGCTGGACGGGTTCACCGAGTTCATTGACGCCTGGCTTGAAGCCGACAAGGCGGTGCATCGCAAGCAGCGTCATACGGCCAAGCGGATATGGGAACGGCTTCAGGCCGAGCATGGCTTCACCGGCGGCTATACGATCGTCAAGGATTACGTGCGTGAGCGTGAGCGGCGGACACGGGAGATGTTCGTGCCACTGGCCCATCCGCCGGGCCATGCTCAGGCCGATTTTGGCGAAGCGGTCGTCGTCATCGCCGGTGTCGAGCAGAAGGCGCATTTCTTTGTCATCGACCTGCCGCACAGCGATGCCTATTTCGTCCGGGCCTATCCGGCGGCGACGGCGGAGGCCTGGATAGACGGGCATGTCCGCGCCTTTGCCTTCTTCGGCGGGGTGCCGCAGTCGGTGCTCTACGATAACGACCGCTGCCTGGTCTCGAAGATCCAGCCAGATGGCACGCGCATCCGCGCCACGCTGTTCAGCGGCTTGCAGTCGCATTACCTGTTTCGGGATCGCTATGGTCGGCCCGGGAAGGGGAACGACAAGGGCGCTGTCGAGGGGATGGTCGGCTACGCCCGCCGCAACCACATGGTGCCGATCCCCCACTTTGCCAGTTGGGACGCCTTCAACGCCGACCTTGAAGGGCAGTGCTGCGCACGCCTCACGCGCATTCTTCGGGGTCACAAGGAGACGATCGGCGAGAGGCTGCAGCGCGATCTGGCGGCGATGCGCCCATTGCCTACTGCCCCGTTCGACGCCTGCGACCAAGCGAGCGGCAGGGTCAGCTCGCAGTCGCTCGTGCGCTATGACACCAACGATTACTCGGTCCCGGTCGCCTATGGCCATCAGGATGTCTGGATCCGCGGCTATGTCGATGAGGTCGTGATCGGCTGTCGCGGGGAGGTGATCGCCCGACACCCGCGCTGTTACGATCGCGAGGACATGATCTTCGACCCGGTTCACTACCTCCCGCTGATCGAGCGCAAGATCAATGCCTTGGACCAGGCTGCGCCTCTGGCGGAATGGGACCTGCCCGAAGAGTTCCAGACTTTGCGCCGCCTGATGGAGGCGCGCATGCTCAAGATGGGGCGCCGCGAGTATGTGCAGGTGCTGCGGCTGCTTGAGACCTTTGGCATGGATGACCTGCATGCCGCCGTGAAGAAGGCCCTGAAGCTGGGCGCGGTCGGCTTTGACGCCGTGAAGCACCTCGTGCTTTGCCAGGTCGAGAAGCGCCCCCCAAGGCTTGATCTCGATGTCTACCCCTACCTGCCGCGGGCGAACGTCGAGACGACGCGTGCGGCCAGCTACATGGCCTTGATGTCGGAGGCGGCGGAATGA
- a CDS encoding GmrSD restriction endonuclease domain-containing protein, whose product MGKQAAFKTNPVSLEELLRQCGNGKIQLPDFQRSWVWDEERIKGLIASISQAFPVGALMTLEVKPGAADTFARRPIQGADAAVGDDAPDQLLLDGQQRMTSLYQTCLRREVVQTVTPRLKLVKRWFYIDIRKAMNPAEDRENAIVSVPEDRRIKSDFDRKIDLDLSTPELEYQNLMFPLNQVFDWDEWQDGFNEYWLENDPETRKLFKPFKDEVLQNFKAYQLPVIALSPDTSHEAVCLVFEKVNTGGKPLDAFELVTAMYAARGHRLRDDWLGADGQPGLQTRLQLFGRAAEQKFGVLEKVAATDVLQAIALLHGVETRAAEIAAGRKESELSAVRATRQSLLDLPLEAYLKHRAAVEEGFKTAAKFLRQNHIYRVIDLPYQGQLVPFAAILAIIGLETAVQN is encoded by the coding sequence TTGGGTAAACAAGCGGCATTCAAGACCAACCCGGTCAGCTTGGAGGAGCTTCTCCGTCAGTGTGGGAACGGCAAGATTCAGTTGCCGGATTTCCAGCGCAGTTGGGTTTGGGACGAGGAACGGATCAAGGGGCTGATCGCCTCGATCTCGCAGGCGTTTCCGGTCGGCGCCTTGATGACGCTCGAGGTGAAGCCTGGTGCGGCTGATACCTTCGCACGCCGACCAATCCAGGGGGCGGATGCCGCAGTTGGCGACGACGCACCGGATCAGCTCTTGCTGGATGGCCAACAGCGCATGACCTCGCTTTATCAGACCTGCTTGCGCCGCGAGGTGGTGCAAACGGTCACGCCTCGCCTCAAGCTCGTGAAGCGCTGGTTTTACATCGACATTCGAAAAGCAATGAATCCGGCCGAGGACAGGGAGAATGCGATTGTCTCTGTACCGGAGGATCGGCGGATCAAGTCGGACTTCGACCGGAAGATCGACCTCGATCTCTCCACGCCGGAACTCGAATACCAAAACCTCATGTTCCCGCTGAACCAGGTTTTTGACTGGGACGAATGGCAAGATGGCTTCAACGAATACTGGCTGGAAAACGACCCGGAGACACGCAAGCTCTTCAAGCCGTTCAAGGATGAGGTCCTTCAGAACTTCAAGGCCTACCAGCTGCCCGTAATCGCATTGAGCCCCGACACCTCCCACGAGGCCGTCTGTCTGGTCTTTGAGAAGGTGAATACCGGCGGCAAGCCGCTCGACGCATTCGAGCTTGTGACAGCGATGTATGCAGCCCGTGGCCATCGCCTGCGGGACGACTGGCTCGGCGCCGACGGCCAGCCGGGGCTGCAGACCCGGCTTCAGCTCTTTGGGCGGGCGGCCGAACAGAAGTTTGGCGTGCTGGAGAAGGTCGCGGCAACAGATGTGCTCCAGGCCATCGCCCTCCTGCATGGAGTCGAGACCCGTGCGGCCGAAATCGCAGCCGGGCGCAAGGAATCGGAGCTGTCCGCAGTCCGGGCCACGCGTCAGTCGCTCCTAGACCTGCCGCTGGAGGCCTACCTGAAACACCGTGCTGCGGTCGAAGAAGGTTTCAAGACTGCGGCGAAGTTCCTCCGGCAGAACCACATCTACCGGGTCATCGATCTGCCCTATCAGGGCCAGCTTGTCCCCTTTGCCGCGATCCTCGCTATCATCGGGCTGGAAACGGCGGTGCAAAATTAG
- a CDS encoding WYL domain-containing protein, which translates to MESDRSELRWGVEQRLEFIEFRLFWEGHVNRSDLMDQFGVSVNQASTDLNRYIGFAPDNMLYDKSARTYVRGSEFKPQFLEPDASRYLAQLRSVADGLLDREDAWIANLPPYAAAPTPVRGVNPATLRSVVGAIRRSEAIEVKYQSLSSPEPRWRWIAPHAIAFDGFRWHTRAFCQTDDCFKDFLLSRMLEVRGSGESDKSAGDDHDWLAEVTLEVGPHPDLSETQAKVIALDYGMRGGKAKIKVRRALLYYALKRLGLDTAPEARAPQDQQIVLINRDEIFSGIRAAGAPEGSK; encoded by the coding sequence TTGGAGAGCGACCGGTCGGAACTTCGCTGGGGTGTCGAGCAGCGCCTCGAGTTCATAGAGTTCCGCCTGTTCTGGGAGGGGCATGTGAACCGCAGCGATCTTATGGATCAGTTTGGGGTATCGGTGAACCAGGCGTCCACCGACCTGAATCGGTACATCGGCTTCGCCCCCGACAACATGCTCTACGACAAGAGTGCGCGAACCTATGTACGAGGCTCCGAGTTCAAGCCGCAGTTCCTCGAGCCTGACGCGAGCCGCTACCTTGCACAGCTGCGATCAGTCGCTGACGGGCTCCTCGACCGCGAGGACGCCTGGATCGCCAACCTCCCGCCCTACGCGGCCGCCCCTACGCCAGTTCGTGGGGTCAATCCGGCGACGCTTCGTTCGGTCGTTGGCGCAATCCGTCGGTCCGAGGCTATCGAGGTAAAGTACCAGTCCCTGTCCAGCCCCGAGCCGCGCTGGCGCTGGATCGCCCCCCATGCCATCGCGTTTGACGGTTTCCGCTGGCACACTCGGGCGTTCTGCCAAACCGACGATTGCTTCAAGGACTTCCTGTTGTCTCGAATGCTTGAGGTCCGAGGCTCGGGCGAAAGCGACAAATCGGCCGGCGACGATCACGACTGGCTTGCCGAGGTTACACTGGAGGTTGGGCCACACCCCGATCTCTCGGAAACCCAAGCGAAGGTTATTGCCCTCGATTATGGCATGCGCGGCGGCAAGGCGAAGATCAAGGTGAGACGTGCGCTCCTCTACTATGCGCTTAAACGTCTCGGTCTAGATACCGCCCCCGAAGCGCGCGCGCCCCAGGACCAGCAGATCGTGCTGATCAATCGCGACGAGATTTTCAGCGGCATTCGAGCAGCTGGCGCTCCGGAGGGTTCGAAATGA
- a CDS encoding helix-turn-helix transcriptional regulator, with amino-acid sequence MREMCLSQIELAARWRISPRTLERWRWIGDGPRFMKLGGRVIYRVEDVLAFEQQELRDLEEIKAGR; translated from the coding sequence ATGCGAGAAATGTGCCTCAGTCAAATCGAGCTGGCTGCCCGATGGAGAATTAGCCCAAGGACACTTGAGCGGTGGCGTTGGATCGGCGATGGGCCGCGCTTCATGAAGCTCGGCGGGCGGGTGATCTATCGCGTCGAAGATGTGCTGGCGTTCGAACAGCAAGAACTGCGAGATTTGGAGGAGATAAAGGCTGGGCGCTGA
- a CDS encoding SAM-dependent methyltransferase: MSFATQTLRTRFLSTLEGIGDGILTVTTPEGSRHRFGTTGPEADLQIRDWRLLRRLALRGDVGLGEGWIDGDWHSETLETTLSLALRNLGQLAGWGEPGRLAAWRMRLTDQLLRRNSRRGSARNIRAHYDVGNEFYQLWLDPGMTYSSAIFAPGDDLERAQARKNARILSRLAPGESLLEIGCGWGGFAEAAAERGHRVTGITLSPAQKGYADARLDGRAEVRLQDYRAVTGRFDNIVSIEMIEAVGERYWPTYFATLRERLAPGGRAVVQAITVPDAEFSVYRQRSDFIRQHVFPGGMLPCDAAIAHEAGRAGLRVVASHAFGQDYARTCRIWSERMLAARDRIGRLGYDEGFLRGWQFYLDGCAAAFATGRCDVVQVELAHAA; encoded by the coding sequence ATGAGCTTTGCCACCCAGACCCTGCGCACCCGCTTCCTGTCCACCCTCGAGGGGATCGGCGACGGGATCTTGACCGTCACCACCCCCGAGGGCAGCCGCCACCGCTTCGGCACCACCGGGCCCGAGGCCGATCTGCAGATCCGCGACTGGCGGCTCCTGCGCCGGCTGGCGCTGCGCGGCGATGTCGGGCTCGGCGAGGGCTGGATCGACGGCGATTGGCACAGCGAGACGCTGGAAACGACGCTGTCGCTGGCGCTGCGCAACCTCGGCCAGCTCGCGGGCTGGGGCGAGCCGGGGCGGCTCGCGGCCTGGCGGATGCGCCTGACCGATCAGCTCTTGCGCCGCAACAGCCGGCGCGGATCGGCGCGCAACATCCGCGCGCATTACGATGTCGGCAATGAGTTCTACCAGCTCTGGCTCGACCCGGGGATGACCTATTCCTCGGCGATCTTCGCGCCCGGCGATGATCTCGAACGCGCCCAGGCGCGCAAGAACGCGCGGATCCTGTCGCGGCTGGCGCCCGGCGAGAGCCTGCTCGAGATCGGCTGCGGCTGGGGCGGCTTTGCCGAGGCCGCGGCCGAGCGCGGCCACCGTGTCACCGGGATCACCCTCTCGCCCGCGCAAAAGGGCTATGCCGATGCCCGCCTCGACGGGCGCGCCGAGGTGCGGCTGCAAGATTACCGCGCGGTCACCGGGCGGTTCGACAATATCGTCTCGATCGAGATGATCGAGGCGGTGGGCGAGCGCTACTGGCCGACCTATTTCGCCACGCTGCGCGAGCGGCTCGCGCCCGGCGGGCGGGCGGTGGTGCAGGCGATCACCGTGCCGGACGCGGAATTCTCGGTCTATCGGCAGCGCTCGGATTTCATCCGCCAGCATGTGTTCCCCGGCGGGATGCTGCCCTGCGATGCGGCGATCGCCCATGAGGCGGGGCGCGCGGGGCTGCGGGTGGTGGCAAGCCACGCCTTCGGGCAGGATTACGCGCGCACCTGCCGGATCTGGTCGGAGCGGATGCTCGCCGCGCGCGACCGGATCGGCCGGCTCGGCTATGACGAGGGCTTCCTGCGCGGCTGGCAATTCTACCTCGACGGCTGCGCGGCCGCCTTCGCGACGGGGCGGTGCGATGTGGTGCAGGTCGAACTCGCCCACGCCGCGTAA
- a CDS encoding DUF1365 domain-containing protein — protein sequence MTLAERLAGGAVLWLPACVTHARRGPLRHGFRTTADHLLFAPEALRPPRLMGHNRFNLFAFHDSDHGGPRGAGRGAGWAWEQFAAAGYAPAPGRVLALLTQPRFLGFWFAPVSFWMLLEGDALCAVIAEVNNTFGQRHSYLLLPPSPGPITAATALHARKVFHVSPFQDIAGGYRFNFALSPERVAIRIAQETEGGGIDTALAGPLRPLTARAILGAALRRPGGALRVLAQIYGHALALKLKGARYRPLPAPPDQEISR from the coding sequence GTGACGCTCGCCGAGCGGCTGGCGGGCGGGGCGGTCCTGTGGCTGCCGGCCTGCGTCACCCATGCCCGGCGCGGGCCGCTGCGCCATGGCTTTCGCACCACGGCCGATCACCTGCTCTTCGCGCCCGAGGCGCTGCGCCCGCCGCGGCTGATGGGGCATAACCGCTTCAATCTCTTCGCTTTTCATGACAGCGACCACGGCGGGCCGCGCGGCGCGGGCCGGGGCGCGGGCTGGGCCTGGGAGCAATTCGCCGCCGCCGGTTACGCGCCCGCGCCGGGTCGCGTGCTTGCGCTGCTCACCCAGCCGCGGTTTCTCGGCTTCTGGTTCGCGCCGGTGAGCTTTTGGATGCTGCTCGAGGGCGATGCGCTCTGCGCGGTGATCGCCGAGGTCAACAACACCTTCGGCCAGCGCCATTCCTACCTGCTCCTGCCCCCCTCCCCCGGCCCGATCACCGCCGCGACCGCGCTCCACGCGCGCAAGGTCTTCCATGTCTCGCCGTTTCAGGACATCGCGGGCGGCTACCGGTTCAACTTCGCGCTCAGCCCCGAGCGGGTCGCGATCCGCATCGCCCAGGAGACCGAGGGCGGCGGCATCGACACCGCGCTCGCCGGGCCGCTGCGCCCGCTCACCGCGCGCGCGATCCTCGGCGCGGCGCTGCGCCGGCCGGGCGGCGCGCTGCGCGTGCTCGCGCAGATCTACGGCCACGCGCTCGCGCTCAAACTCAAAGGCGCGCGTTATCGCCCGCTCCCCGCCCCTCCAGACCAAGAGATCAGCCGATGA
- a CDS encoding NAD(P)/FAD-dependent oxidoreductase — MPYDLSKAAPQRIAIVGGGIAGLASAWLLARAHHVTLFEAAPRLGGHARTVLAGKSGRQPVDTGFIVFNHVNYPHLTGLFRDLEVPIARSDMSFGVSLDGGRVEYALRSAGSLFGQRRNLIDPGFYRMIRDILRFNAGAEAAVAAAPDLTIAELIGQMGLGRRLRDDYLYPFCGAIWSTPDRDIGAFPARALVRFMRNHGLMSRGGHHQWWTVEGGSIAYVERLVAALGRAGVVVRPGTPVAAITRSGAGVSLRAQGGEAEAFDQVVLACHADQALALLADADEAERALLSAVRFQDNRTVLHCDPSVMPRRRACWSSWVSHGARGAAGVGVSYWMNRLQNIPEDDPLFVTLNPGAAPGTEIDPARIYDEVSFRHPVFDQGALAAQEGLAARAGARNTWFAGAWLRNGFHEDGFASAMRIARRLVPAQVTP; from the coding sequence ATGCCCTATGATCTCTCCAAAGCCGCGCCGCAGCGGATCGCCATCGTCGGAGGCGGCATTGCGGGGCTCGCCTCGGCGTGGCTGCTCGCGCGCGCCCATCATGTCACCCTCTTCGAGGCGGCGCCGCGGCTCGGGGGCCATGCCCGCACGGTGCTCGCCGGCAAGAGCGGCCGCCAGCCCGTCGACACCGGCTTCATCGTCTTCAACCATGTCAATTACCCGCATCTGACCGGGCTCTTTCGCGACCTCGAGGTGCCGATCGCGCGCTCGGACATGAGCTTTGGCGTCTCGCTCGATGGCGGGCGGGTCGAATATGCGCTGCGCTCGGCGGGCTCGCTCTTCGGGCAGCGGCGCAACCTGATCGATCCGGGCTTTTACCGGATGATCCGCGATATCTTGCGCTTCAACGCCGGCGCCGAGGCGGCGGTGGCGGCGGCGCCCGATCTGACGATTGCCGAGCTGATCGGCCAGATGGGCCTCGGGCGGCGGCTGCGCGATGACTATCTCTACCCGTTTTGCGGCGCGATCTGGTCGACGCCCGACCGCGATATCGGCGCCTTCCCGGCGCGCGCGCTGGTGCGCTTCATGCGCAATCACGGGCTGATGTCGCGCGGTGGCCATCATCAATGGTGGACCGTCGAGGGCGGCTCGATCGCCTATGTCGAGCGGCTCGTGGCGGCGCTCGGGCGTGCGGGCGTGGTGGTGCGGCCGGGCACGCCGGTGGCGGCGATCACGCGCTCGGGCGCGGGGGTGAGCCTGCGCGCGCAAGGCGGCGAGGCCGAGGCTTTCGATCAGGTCGTGCTCGCCTGCCACGCCGATCAGGCGCTCGCGCTGCTGGCCGATGCCGACGAGGCGGAGCGCGCGCTGCTCTCGGCGGTGCGCTTTCAGGACAACCGCACGGTCTTGCATTGCGACCCCTCGGTGATGCCGCGCCGGCGCGCGTGCTGGAGCTCATGGGTCAGCCATGGCGCGCGCGGCGCCGCCGGGGTCGGGGTGAGCTACTGGATGAACCGGCTGCAAAACATCCCCGAGGACGACCCGCTCTTTGTCACCCTCAACCCCGGCGCCGCGCCCGGCACCGAGATCGACCCGGCGCGGATCTATGACGAGGTGAGCTTCCGCCACCCGGTCTTCGACCAGGGCGCGCTTGCCGCGCAGGAGGGGCTCGCGGCGCGGGCGGGCGCGCGCAACACCTGGTTTGCCGGCGCCTGGCTGCGCAACGGCTTCCATGAGGACGGCTTTGCCAGCGCGATGCGGATCGCGCGCCGCCTCGTGCCCGCGCAGGTGACGCCGTGA
- a CDS encoding sigma-70 family RNA polymerase sigma factor yields MSEALSDLTRDLLAVRDGRDRAAFGRLFDHFAPRLKSMLLRGGLRDGTAEDVVQDVMLAVWHKAGQFDPHRADAAGWIYAIARNRRIDLARRRPLAQPDEMPEPESLEPDAAQILTLQQEAAHLAQALARLAPEQAEALRAAYFDDIPHSRISEETGLPLGTIKSRIRLGLDRLRHELRKIAP; encoded by the coding sequence GTGAGCGAGGCGCTTTCGGATCTGACACGCGATTTGCTCGCGGTGCGTGACGGGCGCGACCGCGCCGCCTTTGGCCGGCTCTTCGATCATTTCGCGCCGCGGCTGAAATCCATGCTCCTGCGCGGCGGGCTGCGCGATGGCACCGCCGAGGATGTGGTGCAAGATGTGATGCTCGCGGTCTGGCACAAGGCCGGGCAGTTCGACCCGCACCGCGCCGATGCCGCCGGCTGGATCTATGCGATCGCGCGCAACCGCCGCATCGACCTCGCGCGCCGCCGCCCGCTCGCCCAGCCCGACGAGATGCCCGAGCCCGAGAGCCTCGAGCCCGACGCCGCCCAGATCCTGACGCTCCAGCAAGAGGCCGCGCATCTGGCGCAGGCGCTCGCCCGCCTCGCCCCCGAACAGGCCGAAGCCCTGCGCGCGGCCTATTTCGACGACATCCCCCACAGCCGTATCAGCGAAGAGACGGGCCTGCCGCTTGGCACGATCAAATCCCGCATTCGCCTCGGCCTTGACCGCCTCCGCCATGAGCTGAGGAAGATCGCACCATGA
- a CDS encoding ChrR family anti-sigma-E factor, whose translation MTEIQHHITDDILESYRAGRLPHAFAVVVAAHLSLCPACRARAETADFLGGALLNGLEGAALRAGARERMMAALDAAPPPPPAPRASGVFPAPVMAELGGRPPRWRMLGGGIRQQILSADREGSLRLLYIPPGKAVPEHGHRGLEMTLVLQGSFHDCEGAFARGDLETAHDAIHHQPVAGPGAPCICLAATDAPLRFQALVPRILQPIFRI comes from the coding sequence ATGACCGAGATCCAGCACCATATCACCGACGACATTCTCGAAAGCTACCGCGCGGGGCGGCTCCCGCATGCCTTTGCGGTGGTGGTTGCCGCGCATCTGTCGCTCTGCCCGGCCTGCCGGGCGCGGGCGGAGACCGCCGATTTCCTTGGCGGCGCGCTGCTCAACGGGCTCGAGGGCGCGGCGCTGCGGGCGGGGGCGCGGGAGCGGATGATGGCCGCGCTCGACGCCGCCCCGCCGCCGCCGCCCGCGCCGCGCGCTTCCGGGGTGTTCCCGGCGCCGGTGATGGCCGAGCTCGGCGGGCGGCCGCCGCGCTGGCGGATGCTGGGCGGCGGGATCCGCCAGCAGATCCTCTCGGCCGACCGCGAGGGCTCGCTGCGGTTGCTCTATATCCCGCCGGGCAAGGCGGTGCCCGAACATGGCCATCGCGGGCTCGAGATGACGCTCGTCTTGCAGGGCAGCTTCCACGATTGCGAGGGCGCTTTCGCGCGCGGCGATCTCGAGACCGCCCATGATGCGATCCATCACCAGCCGGTGGCGGGGCCGGGCGCGCCCTGCATCTGTCTGGCCGCGACCGATGCGCCGCTGCGCTTTCAGGCGCTGGTGCCGCGGATCTTGCAGCCGATCTTCCGGATCTGA
- a CDS encoding SDR family NAD(P)-dependent oxidoreductase translates to MEFAGRRIWIIGASAGIGAALARALAGRGARLILSARDGAALEGFAQGASGAQVLPLDLARPETLAAAVATLADQPPLDAVICTAALYEPGRVADLDPAQTEALVRVNLLGLFEVARLCPPLLRAGGQLVLFGSVAGYLGLPGGQPYSATKAAVNNLAETLAAELAPRVDVRLVCPGFVRTRLTARNRFAMPAIVTPEEAAEAVLRGLGGRSFEIHFPRRFTLAMKLLRLLPYALSLRLTRRLARPRPGTPA, encoded by the coding sequence ATGGAGTTCGCGGGCCGGCGGATCTGGATCATCGGGGCGAGCGCGGGGATCGGCGCGGCGCTGGCGCGCGCGCTCGCGGGGCGCGGGGCGCGGCTGATCCTCTCGGCGCGCGATGGCGCGGCGCTCGAGGGCTTTGCCCAGGGCGCGTCCGGCGCGCAGGTGCTGCCGCTTGACCTCGCGCGCCCCGAGACCCTCGCCGCCGCCGTCGCCACGCTCGCCGATCAGCCGCCGCTCGATGCGGTGATCTGCACCGCCGCGCTTTACGAGCCCGGCCGCGTCGCCGATCTCGACCCGGCGCAGACCGAGGCGCTCGTGCGGGTCAATCTGCTCGGCCTGTTCGAGGTCGCGCGGCTCTGCCCGCCGCTGCTGCGCGCGGGCGGACAGCTCGTGCTCTTCGGCTCGGTCGCGGGCTATCTCGGCCTGCCGGGCGGGCAGCCCTATTCGGCGACCAAGGCGGCGGTGAACAACCTCGCCGAGACGCTGGCCGCCGAGCTCGCGCCGCGCGTCGATGTGCGCCTCGTCTGTCCGGGCTTCGTGCGCACCCGGCTGACCGCGCGCAACCGCTTTGCCATGCCCGCGATCGTCACCCCCGAAGAGGCCGCCGAGGCGGTGCTGCGCGGGCTCGGCGGGCGCAGCTTCGAGATCCATTTCCCGCGCCGCTTCACGCTCGCGATGAAGCTGCTGCGGCTCTTGCCCTATGCGCTTTCGCTGCGCCTGACGCGCCGGCTCGCCCGCCCGCGCCCCGGCACGCCCGCCTGA